The genomic stretch TGGTGTCGGCTTCCTGGCCGAGCACACGCTTGATCTCCGGGCTGGGCGAGTTCTTCATTTCATCGACGTTGGCCTTGGTGATGCCGAGCTCTTCAGCCTGCAACAGCGCGAAATAGGTCCACTTGACGATGTGATACCACTGGTCGTCGCCCTGACGCACGGCCGGGCCGAGCGGCTCCTTGGAGATGATCTCGGGCAGCACGACGTGATCGGCCGGTGACGCCAGCGTCAGGCGGATGCCGTACAGGCCCGACTGGTCGGTGGTGTAGACGTCGCAGCGGCCGGCATCATAAGCAGCGTTGACCTCTTCGAGCTTTTCGAAGACGACCGGATTGTACTCCATCTTGTTCGCCTTGAAGTAGTCGGCGAGATTGAGCTCGGTGGTGGTGCCGCTCTGCACGCAGACCGCGGCGCCGGAAAGCTGCAACGCGGAATTGACGCCCGGCAGCTTCTTGGCGTTGATCATGAAGCCCTGACCGTCATAGTAGGTGACGCCGACAAAGTTCAGGCCAAGTGCGGTGTCGCGGTTGATGGTCCAGGTGGTGTTGCGCGACAGGATGTCGACCTCGCCGGACTGCAGCGCGGTGAAGCGTTCCTTGGCGCTGAGCGGCGTGAACTTGACCTTGGTGCCGTCACCGAAGACGGCGGCGGCCACGGCGCGACAGAAATCCGCATCGATGCCTTGCCACTCACCCTTGTCGTCCGGCGCCGAGAAGCCGGCCAGACCGGTCGAGACGCCGCATTGGATGAAGCCCTTCGCCTTGACGGTATCGAGCGTCGTAGCCGAGGCGGCCGACGCCATCAATCCGAGCGTAGCGGCGCCAAGAATGCCGATAGCAAAATGTTTCATGACCCACAGACCCTTTTCTCTGTTTTTCAGGCAAACCCTGATCTTTTTTCCCGTGTGAACGCAGCTCCCATTCCAGCCCATTCCCGGAATCCCGCATCGTAACCGACGCGCCGCCTCCCATTCACGAACAGCATCGAAGGCGATAATTCTCGTGAGGTCAAGGGAAATGACCGAATCCGAACGTGTTTGAAAATCGATTGCCGGAAATGCCCGAATTGCAGACAAACGCGCCCGCGATTTAGTCACGGCGCAAATAAAGTCGGCAAAGCGCATTCAACGCAAAATGCGGGCCAGCGGCGAAATCCATCCCTGGCACCAGCCTGGCGTGACTGATCTGGATGCGGGATGGATTGGCACGTCCGAAGACTGCATCAAACGTGCGCCGTCAAAGCGCGCGCGAGATGAGCCACGCGCCCGCGGCCACCATCAACATGCCAGAAATGCGCGGGATCCACTGCCCGACCGTGACTGTCTTTTCCAGGAGAACGAGGATGGCGATGCCGGCGATCCACAGGATGTTCATGACGCCGCCGACGAACAGCAGGGCCATCAGCGCCCAGCAGCAGCCCAGACAATAGAGGCCATGATCAATGCCCAGCCGAAGCGCGCCGAGTGGCGCCGAGCGAAACCCGCCGTGACTGGCCAGGAACGCGATTGGCCCCTGACATTGGCGCAAGCAGGCTCCTTTGATCGGCGTCCATTGATAGAGGCCGGTGGCGATCAGGACGAGGCCGCCGAGGATCGTGCTGCCGGTCGCCATTGAGGGATCGAGCAAAGCGAGGCGCGCGAGCAGCCATTGCGCAACGGTTGCCACGATGCTGAAGACGATCCAGACGGCGAGATAGCCGGTAAAGAACCATCCGGTCGAAGCGAAAGGCCGGCCATCCGCCTGCGCCTTGCGGCCAACGCCGGCATAGAGCAGCAGCATCGGCGCAACCGAAGGCGTCATCATGCCGACCATCATCACCGCCCACATCGTGAAAATGAAAGCGAAATCGGCCGGTGCCCAGGCTCGGAACCCGGGCGCCACGGCGGTACCCATATCCATGCCGCCCATATCCGTCTTCGACATGTCCATTCCGGCCATGCCGCCGCTCGCTCCGGCCGGCATGGGGGAAGCAGGCATGGCCATGTCGGTGGCGAGCCACAGCACATAGGCCCAGGCGAGCACGGCGATCACGACGAGCGCGGTCATCACGACCCCGCGGTCGCGCCGCAGCACCGCCTCTAGGGCTGTGTCACTCATTGGCTCAGGTCAATGGACGACGCCGCTCTGCGTGAGGTGCAGATTGGCGAAATGGCTGTGCGTATCGGCCACCTCGAACTTGATCGGGCCCGTCGTCTTGGTCCAGCCACGGCCGATTTCGGCAATCGCGTATTCGAAGCCGCGCGGCAGGTCGATGCGTGCCCGATGCTCGGCCCCGGTGACCGGATTCTTGATCGGTTCGCCATGACCGTCGGTTACGCCCTTGACGTGCAGCCGTCCGGTTCGCGCGTCAACATCGACCTCGAACTCGATCGGGGCAAAGATGGGGTCATGGAATTTCTCCAGCGTGGTCGAGAACACCTGGAATATTGTCGCGCCTGGTTCAGTGTCCTGACCGCCCAGTATGCGCAGCAGCGCCTCACGCTGGGCCTCGCTCGCCCGCTCGTCGATGACCACCGCGGCTTCGCCCTTGCCCTGGTGTATCGCGCCGGGCCAGCTGAAAATCCCGACGAACCGCAATCCATCGAGCTTGGTGCTGCCATGGTGGCCGCTCTCGATCTCCATGCCGGCAACCGCCTGACAGAAGCCGTATGTCGGCAAGGCGTTGAACTGGCATG from Mesorhizobium sp. NZP2077 encodes the following:
- a CDS encoding DUF1326 domain-containing protein; the encoded protein is MPDVKWTIKAREFINCNCAYGCPCQFNALPTYGFCQAVAGMEIESGHHGSTKLDGLRFVGIFSWPGAIHQGKGEAAVVIDERASEAQREALLRILGGQDTEPGATIFQVFSTTLEKFHDPIFAPIEFEVDVDARTGRLHVKGVTDGHGEPIKNPVTGAEHRARIDLPRGFEYAIAEIGRGWTKTTGPIKFEVADTHSHFANLHLTQSGVVH
- a CDS encoding DUF2182 domain-containing protein — protein: MSDTALEAVLRRDRGVVMTALVVIAVLAWAYVLWLATDMAMPASPMPAGASGGMAGMDMSKTDMGGMDMGTAVAPGFRAWAPADFAFIFTMWAVMMVGMMTPSVAPMLLLYAGVGRKAQADGRPFASTGWFFTGYLAVWIVFSIVATVAQWLLARLALLDPSMATGSTILGGLVLIATGLYQWTPIKGACLRQCQGPIAFLASHGGFRSAPLGALRLGIDHGLYCLGCCWALMALLFVGGVMNILWIAGIAILVLLEKTVTVGQWIPRISGMLMVAAGAWLISRAL
- a CDS encoding amino acid ABC transporter substrate-binding protein, which gives rise to MKHFAIGILGAATLGLMASAASATTLDTVKAKGFIQCGVSTGLAGFSAPDDKGEWQGIDADFCRAVAAAVFGDGTKVKFTPLSAKERFTALQSGEVDILSRNTTWTINRDTALGLNFVGVTYYDGQGFMINAKKLPGVNSALQLSGAAVCVQSGTTTELNLADYFKANKMEYNPVVFEKLEEVNAAYDAGRCDVYTTDQSGLYGIRLTLASPADHVVLPEIISKEPLGPAVRQGDDQWYHIVKWTYFALLQAEELGITKANVDEMKNSPSPEIKRVLGQEADTKIGTDLGVSNDWVVNIVKAVGNYGELFDRNVGSGSPLKIARGINALWTKGGLQYAPPIR